One stretch of Pararhizobium qamdonense DNA includes these proteins:
- a CDS encoding Rrf2 family transcriptional regulator, which translates to MRLTRYTDYAVRVLIYLGSRDAGLGSIREVAKAFDISQNHLMKVVQDLAAAGFIQSVRGRNGGIRLAVEASDINLGKVLRHTEGLDDLLDCSVCLIAPACGLPPILSEATQAFVAVFDKYTVADLVRQRTLIRTLLERA; encoded by the coding sequence ATGAGATTGACACGCTACACCGACTACGCAGTCCGAGTATTGATATACCTTGGTTCACGCGATGCGGGTTTAGGCTCGATACGGGAGGTTGCGAAGGCCTTCGATATATCGCAAAACCATTTGATGAAGGTCGTCCAAGACCTAGCCGCAGCGGGCTTTATCCAGTCTGTCAGAGGCCGAAATGGCGGTATTCGCCTTGCTGTAGAAGCAAGTGATATCAATCTGGGAAAAGTGCTTCGTCATACAGAAGGTCTCGATGACCTTCTCGATTGCTCGGTTTGCCTCATTGCTCCTGCGTGCGGGTTACCGCCCATATTGTCGGAGGCGACACAAGCGTTCGTGGCAGTGTTTGATAAATATACGGTAGCTGACCTGGTGCGCCAGCGTACTCTCATTCGTACGCTTCTGGAGAGAGCATAA
- a CDS encoding DUF1971 domain-containing protein has product MSTELNEDKIKEILVAFYARVRADPSLSVPFSVVEDWDEHMERLSDFWSSLMLRTGRYKGNPLSMHAIHSDLIRPEMFQRWLELWKLTTNELLEPQTAEQMQAKATRIASRFVQSLFGEVSPVAVVVKPDNPRPYKVSRYFDEHTVPLGLLHSHSLKPGTWGVVRVEEGCVHYFEDSVKTILSPEIAQVIQPNVPHHLELSGPVKFRIEFYDALPTLNANQ; this is encoded by the coding sequence ATGAGCACCGAGCTGAATGAAGACAAAATCAAAGAAATCCTGGTCGCTTTCTACGCAAGGGTAAGAGCCGACCCGTCGCTGTCAGTTCCGTTCTCGGTCGTCGAGGACTGGGATGAGCACATGGAGCGGTTGTCCGATTTTTGGTCGTCACTCATGCTGAGGACGGGCCGGTATAAGGGTAACCCACTTTCCATGCACGCTATCCACTCTGATCTCATTCGACCAGAGATGTTTCAACGCTGGCTAGAGCTTTGGAAGCTCACCACGAACGAACTTTTGGAGCCTCAAACTGCCGAGCAGATGCAGGCTAAGGCGACCAGGATAGCCTCACGATTTGTCCAATCATTGTTTGGCGAGGTTTCGCCTGTCGCAGTTGTCGTGAAACCAGACAATCCCCGCCCATACAAGGTGAGCAGATACTTCGATGAGCACACTGTACCGCTTGGCTTGCTTCATTCGCATTCTTTGAAGCCTGGCACATGGGGGGTCGTCCGCGTGGAGGAGGGCTGTGTGCACTACTTCGAGGACAGCGTGAAAACCATCTTATCTCCTGAGATAGCGCAGGTCATCCAACCAAATGTACCACATCACCTTGAACTGTCGGGGCCTGTCAAATTCAGGATCGAATTTTACGACGCCCTCCCAACCCTAAACGCCAATCAGTGA
- the hmpA gene encoding NO-inducible flavohemoprotein: MPRPLTPQTIELVKQSVPALAVHGAEITKRMYAKLFEDDHIKSLFNHANQGEGGSQVHALAAAILGYARNIDNLSVLAPVVERIAHKHIGYHILPEHYPFVARALLAAISDVLGEAATPQLLEAWGEAYWFLADILTEREQELRQAIENKSGGWTGWRKFVISDKVPESDVVTSFVLRPADGGRVLRHRPGQYLTFRLVLDGHEVKRNYSISCGPNDEYYRISVKREEDGQGGSRYLHDDAEIGTILEVTPPAGDFFLPDEPSRPVVLLSGGVGFTPMLSMLEAIGSDYPELEAHFVHGALNSSTHAMDRHVRSIASAHGRVSVTTFYSAPSVSDAVGLSHDQDGYITVDWLSQKTSLQTSEFYLCGPKPFLRSLVSGLTRAGVPSDRIHYEFFGPADELIAA; this comes from the coding sequence ATGCCCCGTCCGTTAACTCCACAAACAATCGAATTGGTAAAGCAAAGCGTCCCCGCTTTAGCGGTTCACGGCGCTGAAATTACCAAACGCATGTACGCCAAGCTATTTGAAGATGATCATATCAAAAGCTTGTTTAACCACGCCAACCAGGGCGAGGGTGGTTCGCAGGTACACGCTCTCGCAGCGGCAATCCTTGGCTACGCTCGAAACATAGACAACCTTTCTGTCCTTGCGCCAGTCGTTGAGCGTATTGCTCACAAGCACATCGGCTATCACATCCTTCCGGAACACTACCCATTCGTTGCGCGCGCATTATTGGCAGCCATCAGCGATGTATTGGGAGAAGCCGCCACACCCCAGTTGCTCGAAGCATGGGGAGAAGCTTACTGGTTTCTTGCAGATATTTTGACGGAGCGTGAGCAAGAGCTGCGCCAAGCCATCGAGAACAAAAGTGGCGGTTGGACTGGATGGCGGAAATTTGTCATCAGCGACAAGGTTCCAGAAAGTGATGTCGTCACTTCTTTCGTTCTGCGACCAGCTGATGGAGGCCGTGTTCTCCGACATCGCCCCGGTCAGTATTTGACATTTAGGCTCGTTCTCGATGGTCACGAGGTGAAACGGAATTATTCAATATCATGCGGGCCTAACGACGAATATTATCGCATTTCGGTAAAGCGGGAAGAAGACGGGCAGGGGGGCTCAAGATATCTCCACGATGACGCCGAGATTGGTACGATTTTGGAGGTTACTCCACCCGCTGGCGATTTTTTCCTCCCTGACGAGCCATCTCGGCCTGTTGTCCTTCTGTCTGGAGGTGTCGGGTTCACCCCAATGCTGAGTATGCTTGAAGCAATTGGCAGCGATTATCCCGAGCTGGAAGCACACTTCGTCCATGGTGCTCTGAATAGCTCCACCCATGCGATGGATCGGCACGTGAGGTCCATTGCCTCAGCGCACGGGCGTGTTTCAGTCACGACGTTCTACAGCGCTCCCTCAGTGAGCGATGCTGTTGGGCTCTCCCATGACCAAGATGGATATATCACCGTCGATTGGCTCAGCCAAAAGACGTCTTTGCAGACCTCCGAGTTCTATCTTTGCGGGCCCAAACCTTTTCTCAGGTCGCTCGTAAGCGGGCTGACTCGCGCTGGCGTTCCCAGCGACCGTATCCATTATGAGTTTTTTGGACCTGCAGATGAACTGATTGCAGCCTGA
- a CDS encoding mechanosensitive ion channel family protein, whose product MGSSTLDLFVVQVGLLLAGTIPLRFAVRHHTRVKLGLDVFVFAMLSAMFISRGIEPFAAGYRGGLFQGISLGAAKAAWWISLALLLVNIIRHFVVFEHRPREGRLVRDLLSGVVYIGTALSLIAYVFNVPVGTLIATSGVFAIVIGLALQSTLNDVFSGIALNLGRPYLVGDWIVLDDNVQGKVIETNWRSTHLLNSTNDVVIVPNSTLAKSRLTNFSSPDESHGMSVAVRFLPTERPELVVEAMKVVLLGCTKIMRPLSPSVSVTGMDSDGIGVELTCRVRSVSKIAEARNEIYDLIYRHARSYGLLMSPSVTRGATAAEPFSSPQTNDPLKCLLSVSLFQGLSLEEKSALSQSMIPLEFAKGRMIARQGTSLTSLILIQKGVIVVEHINEGHRTEITRLSPGEFFGERGVLMGVVEPGDITALTAVKCFEIPKDRFAGLLRDRPIIAEEVGSVLAHRIEIEKDLLQAVSGFSITLPVSFSARIKTLFGLH is encoded by the coding sequence ATGGGATCATCGACGCTCGATCTGTTTGTCGTTCAAGTTGGCTTGCTTTTAGCGGGTACGATACCGCTAAGATTTGCAGTGCGACACCACACGCGTGTTAAGCTTGGGCTCGATGTTTTCGTATTTGCTATGCTTTCAGCGATGTTTATTTCTCGCGGGATTGAGCCATTTGCGGCAGGTTACCGTGGAGGGCTCTTCCAGGGTATTTCGCTTGGCGCAGCAAAGGCAGCCTGGTGGATCAGTCTCGCACTGCTTCTGGTTAATATCATCCGACATTTTGTTGTTTTCGAACACAGACCAAGGGAAGGACGCCTCGTCCGAGACCTGCTCTCAGGCGTTGTATACATAGGAACCGCACTATCTTTGATCGCCTACGTCTTCAATGTGCCGGTGGGCACCTTGATCGCCACATCAGGTGTTTTTGCAATTGTAATCGGTTTGGCGTTGCAGAGTACCTTGAATGATGTGTTCTCGGGCATCGCGCTGAATTTGGGACGCCCCTATCTCGTTGGGGACTGGATCGTGTTGGATGATAACGTCCAAGGCAAGGTGATAGAGACAAATTGGCGTTCTACACATTTGTTAAACTCGACGAACGACGTGGTTATCGTTCCAAACTCTACCCTCGCCAAATCGAGACTTACGAATTTTAGCAGTCCTGATGAGAGCCACGGAATGTCGGTGGCGGTCCGTTTTCTGCCAACCGAGCGACCTGAATTAGTCGTCGAAGCTATGAAAGTTGTCTTGCTGGGTTGCACCAAAATCATGCGGCCCTTGTCCCCGTCTGTATCAGTAACAGGGATGGACAGCGACGGCATTGGCGTGGAGTTGACATGTCGCGTCAGAAGCGTCTCGAAGATTGCCGAAGCCAGAAACGAAATTTACGACTTAATCTACCGGCATGCCCGATCATATGGTTTGCTCATGAGCCCATCCGTCACACGTGGCGCGACAGCGGCCGAGCCGTTCAGCAGTCCACAGACCAATGATCCTCTTAAATGCCTTCTTTCAGTTTCGCTCTTCCAAGGGTTAAGCCTGGAGGAGAAATCAGCTTTGTCACAATCAATGATCCCATTGGAGTTCGCAAAAGGGAGGATGATTGCAAGGCAAGGCACATCTTTGACTTCGCTGATCCTCATTCAGAAGGGCGTGATCGTGGTCGAGCATATTAACGAAGGGCACCGAACTGAGATAACTCGGCTATCGCCTGGAGAGTTCTTTGGGGAGCGTGGAGTATTGATGGGCGTCGTTGAGCCTGGCGACATCACTGCCCTAACTGCGGTGAAATGCTTTGAAATTCCAAAAGACCGATTTGCTGGGTTATTAAGAGACCGCCCGATCATTGCTGAAGAGGTCGGCTCTGTCCTTGCGCATCGGATTGAAATTGAAAAAGACCTGCTGCAAGCAGTTAGCGGGTTCTCCATCACCCTGCCAGTCTCCTTTTCAGCCCGGATCAAAACACTATTCGGTCTCCATTAG
- a CDS encoding alpha/beta fold hydrolase, whose amino-acid sequence MSENNAFNRPGLLRRDVLALGVGATAATALPLHALAASKQPTSQKGNLNMGTVKTKDGVEIFYKDWGTGQPIVFHHGWPLSSDDWDAQMIFFVEKGFRVVAHDRRGHGRSAQVSEGHDMDHYAADAAAVVEHLDLSDAVHIGHSTGGGEATRYVARHGKKRTAKLVLIGAVPPIMLKTASNPGGLPMEVFDVFRNGIAANRAQFYIDIPTGPFYGFNRPNAKISQGSIDNWWRQGMAGSAKAHYDGVKAFSETDFTEDLKMIEVPTLVMHGSDDQVVPIEDSAKLSVKLLKNGSLKVYDGFPHGMCTTHADVINADLLDFIKS is encoded by the coding sequence ATGTCAGAGAACAATGCCTTTAACAGGCCAGGATTGTTGCGACGAGACGTGCTGGCTCTTGGGGTCGGGGCCACGGCTGCGACCGCCCTACCACTTCACGCACTCGCTGCTTCAAAGCAGCCCACAAGCCAAAAAGGGAATTTGAACATGGGAACAGTGAAGACCAAAGATGGCGTTGAAATATTTTATAAGGACTGGGGCACGGGCCAGCCAATTGTTTTTCACCACGGCTGGCCCTTGAGCAGTGATGATTGGGACGCTCAGATGATCTTCTTCGTTGAGAAAGGGTTCCGTGTTGTCGCGCATGACCGCCGAGGGCACGGCCGCTCTGCGCAGGTCTCTGAAGGTCATGATATGGATCACTACGCCGCAGATGCCGCTGCGGTAGTGGAACATCTTGACCTATCTGACGCCGTCCATATTGGCCACTCCACAGGTGGCGGAGAAGCTACTCGGTACGTCGCCCGTCACGGCAAAAAGCGCACGGCTAAGCTTGTTCTAATCGGCGCAGTACCACCAATCATGCTCAAAACAGCCAGCAACCCTGGGGGGCTGCCGATGGAAGTCTTCGACGTTTTTAGAAACGGCATTGCGGCGAACCGTGCTCAGTTTTACATCGACATCCCGACAGGCCCATTCTATGGGTTTAATCGCCCCAACGCCAAAATCTCCCAAGGAAGCATCGATAATTGGTGGCGGCAGGGTATGGCCGGTAGCGCTAAGGCACACTACGACGGCGTTAAGGCGTTTTCAGAAACTGATTTCACCGAAGACCTGAAAATGATTGAGGTGCCTACGCTGGTGATGCACGGCTCGGATGACCAGGTGGTGCCCATCGAGGATTCGGCCAAGCTTTCCGTAAAGCTTTTGAAGAACGGCTCGCTGAAGGTCTACGACGGTTTCCCCCACGGAATGTGCACGACACATGCCGACGTCATCAACGCTGACTTGCTGGACTTCATCAAATCCTGA
- a CDS encoding DUF2934 domain-containing protein: MSDEQPQWVNDRAYAIWDAMGRPHGQDEAHWFQASSEYEVMINSTAPESGTEDRKLDCTTVANAPRRKKR, from the coding sequence ATGAGCGATGAACAGCCACAGTGGGTAAACGACCGGGCATACGCAATATGGGACGCGATGGGTCGGCCACATGGTCAAGACGAAGCGCATTGGTTCCAGGCCTCTTCAGAATACGAGGTGATGATAAATTCTACCGCCCCGGAAAGTGGCACCGAAGATAGAAAGCTGGATTGCACCACCGTTGCCAATGCACCCCGCCGCAAGAAGCGCTAA
- a CDS encoding ABC transporter substrate-binding protein, giving the protein MLQFGIFPCAYRKSVPLRLAGLILALVLLLPSTVASAEEVLRVPLSADISTLDPDNGFEVAGLAALNSIYEGLVEYEPGSTAIVGQLADRWEVSNDGLTYTFKIRGGVKFHDGNALNAAAVVTSLDRRRTGKLVQNYTLANVESLDAVSGSMVRIKLYKPQPSFLDSLASPWGPKILSPEALKEHDSDDAATGWLTNHAVGTGPFKLEEFKRGELYTLRRNDDYWGKRAFFSVIELPVVPDLGQQILMLKAGKIDAVPTNYPFAQLNSLPDSLEVSTAPSMTQFDAFLKPGSLLDDASFRSAVLTVINPSLWAKDAFGDHASVSTSIYPKALFVPQHPIVFPTDIHVAKASVGKTPTSLTIGLFSANPSYGRIADLLIAQLATIGIQATSSIMPPGAAYAMKGNDAAPDMLLIIASPDAANLESQAKAFFTKDAPLNLYGRIVPGADAIVDKASAVTNVAERNQLFERAGQLYFDQGVVIPLVDVDDVIVHAKGLKDLGLRAVFPRGTIDFATVRR; this is encoded by the coding sequence ATGCTGCAGTTCGGAATTTTTCCATGTGCTTACCGCAAGTCGGTTCCCCTTAGGCTTGCCGGACTGATCCTGGCGCTAGTTTTGCTGCTCCCGTCTACTGTTGCCAGCGCTGAGGAAGTGCTGAGAGTTCCGCTTTCTGCGGATATAAGTACCCTCGATCCCGACAATGGATTCGAGGTCGCCGGATTGGCCGCACTCAACAGTATCTATGAGGGGCTTGTGGAGTACGAGCCCGGTTCGACGGCCATAGTGGGGCAGTTGGCAGACCGCTGGGAAGTCTCCAATGACGGCCTGACATACACCTTTAAAATAAGGGGCGGAGTGAAGTTCCACGACGGCAACGCTCTTAACGCGGCAGCGGTCGTGACGTCTTTGGATAGGCGTCGAACCGGAAAACTCGTCCAAAATTATACACTCGCAAATGTCGAATCCCTGGATGCGGTCAGCGGGTCGATGGTCCGCATCAAACTTTATAAGCCTCAGCCGTCTTTTCTCGACAGCCTTGCCAGTCCATGGGGCCCGAAAATCTTGAGTCCGGAGGCGTTGAAGGAACATGATTCCGACGATGCCGCGACGGGATGGCTTACTAATCATGCAGTTGGAACCGGACCATTCAAACTGGAAGAATTTAAGCGCGGCGAACTCTACACACTCCGGAGAAATGACGACTACTGGGGTAAGAGGGCATTCTTTTCCGTGATCGAGCTGCCGGTGGTACCAGACCTAGGGCAACAGATTCTGATGCTGAAAGCCGGTAAAATTGACGCTGTTCCCACGAACTACCCGTTCGCTCAGTTGAACAGTCTTCCGGATTCGCTTGAGGTATCAACGGCCCCGAGCATGACACAGTTCGACGCATTCCTGAAACCCGGGTCCCTTCTAGATGACGCCAGTTTCCGCAGCGCCGTACTTACCGTCATTAACCCAAGCCTGTGGGCTAAGGACGCATTTGGCGATCACGCCAGCGTATCGACGTCTATTTATCCCAAAGCGCTGTTCGTTCCGCAGCATCCAATTGTGTTTCCGACCGACATCCATGTTGCCAAAGCATCGGTTGGGAAAACTCCAACCTCCCTGACAATCGGTCTCTTCAGTGCAAATCCAAGCTACGGTCGAATTGCTGATCTATTAATCGCGCAGTTAGCCACGATTGGCATTCAGGCAACATCAAGCATTATGCCACCTGGTGCTGCCTATGCTATGAAAGGCAACGATGCAGCTCCAGACATGTTGCTTATCATTGCCTCACCTGATGCAGCCAATTTAGAAAGCCAAGCAAAGGCGTTTTTCACAAAAGATGCTCCTCTCAACCTCTACGGGAGGATTGTACCTGGAGCAGATGCTATTGTGGACAAAGCTAGTGCCGTGACCAACGTCGCAGAGCGAAACCAGCTCTTCGAGCGAGCAGGTCAGTTATACTTCGACCAGGGAGTTGTGATCCCATTGGTCGACGTTGATGATGTCATAGTTCACGCGAAGGGGTTAAAGGACCTGGGGTTAAGGGCTGTTTTCCCTAGGGGAACCATTGATTTCGCCACCGTGCGAAGATGA
- a CDS encoding ATP-binding cassette domain-containing protein, producing the protein MIAEPILSVRNLSVSLSRDGFSRRVLDNLTFDVMPGEILAIVGESGSGKSTLGATIQGLIPFAANPKISGSARLDGLEVVGAKTSHLRTARRSIVRSISQDPLSALNPTMPIGRQLKESVVCDDTFVAEWLRAVGLGDVEDIAARLPHRLSGGQRQRTCIAMAMMAHPKLLIADEPTTALDSPLQVQILDLIRQLAKNCNTAVLFITHNLGAAAKIADRLLVLCGGKIVEIGNCNDVLLDPQHPHTKQLVAAQSAINVGGLTTVRARRTPAPFAVLQIEHVWFTFAKGLLTRNTYKETSVLRSINLTIDKGESVALVGGSGSGKTTLVRLAAGLLAPTAGQVIRHDGRNPQVVFQDPVTSLTPWLTVGEQISERLRPLRLDPDRRNFFLDAAMESVGLDRTVLASIPSELSVGQCQRVSLARAVIVPPELLLCDEPTSALDTTHVVATLNIIAELRARLGMAVLFVTHDMVIAHSVSDRVITLRDGELTAEIDHPASSLTKSATLRPASNVGE; encoded by the coding sequence GTGATTGCCGAACCGATACTCTCCGTGAGAAACCTATCTGTCTCGTTGAGCCGGGACGGATTTTCCAGACGTGTCCTCGACAATCTGACTTTTGACGTGATGCCAGGCGAGATATTAGCGATTGTAGGCGAGAGCGGTTCCGGGAAATCAACACTTGGAGCTACCATTCAGGGACTTATCCCATTCGCGGCCAATCCCAAAATTAGCGGTTCTGCCAGACTGGACGGACTGGAAGTTGTCGGTGCAAAAACCTCTCATCTTCGAACAGCCCGCCGAAGTATCGTCCGTTCGATCTCGCAAGACCCCTTGAGCGCGTTAAATCCAACCATGCCTATAGGACGGCAACTTAAAGAGTCAGTCGTATGCGACGACACATTTGTCGCTGAGTGGCTTCGCGCGGTTGGCTTGGGAGACGTGGAGGACATTGCAGCAAGGCTTCCTCACCGCCTATCGGGGGGGCAGCGGCAACGAACCTGTATCGCTATGGCGATGATGGCGCACCCGAAACTCCTCATCGCAGACGAGCCGACTACGGCTTTAGACTCGCCGCTTCAGGTTCAAATTTTAGACCTCATTCGGCAGCTGGCGAAAAACTGTAACACCGCAGTTCTGTTCATTACTCATAATTTAGGTGCGGCAGCGAAGATAGCTGACCGACTCCTCGTCCTCTGCGGAGGGAAGATCGTGGAAATCGGCAACTGCAACGACGTACTGCTAGACCCTCAACATCCCCATACGAAACAGTTGGTAGCGGCGCAATCTGCGATTAACGTTGGAGGTTTGACCACAGTGAGAGCGCGGCGGACACCTGCTCCGTTCGCTGTGCTTCAGATCGAGCACGTCTGGTTCACATTTGCGAAAGGGCTACTGACGCGCAATACCTATAAAGAGACTTCTGTCTTGCGTTCCATCAATTTGACCATAGACAAGGGCGAAAGCGTCGCTCTTGTTGGGGGCAGCGGATCGGGTAAGACAACTCTCGTGCGATTGGCCGCAGGTCTCCTCGCTCCTACGGCTGGTCAGGTAATTCGTCACGACGGTCGAAACCCGCAAGTCGTATTTCAAGACCCTGTTACCTCTCTGACTCCGTGGCTAACTGTAGGGGAGCAGATTTCAGAGCGCCTTCGTCCGCTTCGCCTTGATCCCGACCGGCGTAATTTTTTCCTGGATGCAGCGATGGAGTCAGTGGGTCTTGATCGGACGGTCCTCGCTTCAATCCCGTCGGAACTGTCGGTGGGACAGTGCCAGCGCGTCTCCTTGGCAAGAGCTGTAATCGTCCCCCCAGAACTACTCCTCTGCGATGAGCCGACGAGCGCGTTGGATACCACCCATGTCGTAGCTACCCTCAACATCATCGCTGAACTTCGTGCCCGTCTCGGGATGGCGGTACTTTTTGTCACGCATGATATGGTTATTGCGCACAGTGTCTCTGATCGTGTGATTACCTTGCGGGACGGTGAATTGACTGCGGAGATCGACCATCCGGCATCGTCTTTGACCAAAAGTGCGACCCTCCGACCAGCCTCTAACGTCGGTGAGTGA